The following is a genomic window from Bordetella petrii.
GAAGAAAAACTGCTGCGCGCGTACTTCGGCGTGCAGTACGAGGCTTATCGCAAGCGGACCTGGCGGTTGGTGCCGGGGGTGTACTAGGGGGAAGGCCCGGCGTCAGACACGCCAGGTGTCTGCCGCCTGACGAAAGTTGGCGCCGCGGACTTACTCTGGTTCATCCAGCGTGTACAAGAAGGCGGCGATGTCGCGGGCATCCTGTTCACTGATTCCCAGGTTCGGCATGGCCGTCGCGGGATCGATGGCGGGGGGGTCGCGCAGCCACCGCACCATATTGGCGGGCGTATTCGGCAGTATCCCGGCAATGTACCGTTGCTGGGCAACGCCGCCCAACGGCGGGCCGACATGGTAATTGGCGCCGACCACGCCCGGGATGGCGTGGCAGGTAACGCACAGGTACTGCTGCAGGGCCTGCCGGCCGGCCTGGGCGTCGCCCAGCCTTGGCTCAGCGGCAGGTGATGCCGCTGCAGGGGCAGGAGCAGAAGCAACCGCAGGCGCGGGCTCTGACGATGCCTCCGGCCGGACATAGCGGCTGTCCCACACCTGGTAATCCGCGGGCGACAAGGTCGGCAGCACCCGCATGAAGGCCACCACGTTCCAGATGTCTTCGTCGCTGATGCGGTATTGCCATGCAGGCATGCCCGTCATTTTGATGCCCTGCCGCACCACCCAATAGACCTCGGCCGCGGGCCAATGCCGGGCGGTGTCCACCAGCGACGCGGGCGGCGGCATGAGGCCCATGGCGAAAGGCTCGGGCGGCACGCCGGGCGCGCCGTGACATTGCACGCAATGCGCGCGGAACAACCGGAAGCCATCGATGGCCTGCTGCGGATCGTCCAGGGGCGGCACGCTCACCCGGGCCGCGCGCACGCTGATCGAGCGCTGCAGCGCGACGTCCATTACGCTGTTCATCGGCGCGGTGTGCGGGTGCGTGGCGCTGCTGTCGTACCAGCCGCTGTAGACCAGCGCCAGCGCGCCCGCCAGCGCCGCCGCGGCTGCCGTTGCCAGGGTGATGCCGGCGGTGCGCATCCAGGGTTTCATGGCAACGTTCCGTCAATGCAAGGTAAGTAGATACGCGGCGATGTCGCGGGCGTCGGCCTCGCTCAACCCCATATCGGGCATGGCAGTGCGGGGCGCGATGGCCGGCGGGTCGCGCAGCCAGCGCACCAGGTTGGCTGGCGTATTGGGCAGCACGCCGGCCAGGTAGGCACGGCTGGCCAGGTGGCGCAAGGGAGGGCCCACGCGCGCACCCGGCCCGCGCACGCCGGGAATGGCGTGGCAACTGACACAACCATATTCCGCAATGCGCTCGCGGCCGCGTCCCGCGTCGGCCCCGGGCAGCGCATCGCCTCGCGCTGGGGCGGCGAGCGGCTCGGCCGGCTCGCCGCATCCGGTCAACAAGGCCAGGGCCAGGGCCGCCAGGCCAGGGAATATCCCCGCATAGCATGATCGAGGCATGGGCATCCTTTTTCCAGAACGCCCAGCAATTTCTTTGCCAGGCCCGTGCCGGCAGACGTCGCGCGCACGCCGGGCACGGGGCTTGCGTCCTGCTGGCGCGCTTTCCGGTAAATTTTTCCGATCCTTTCCCATATGGCCGCTTCCTCCGCCTGTGCAACCCTGGCCGCGCTGCTCGCAACGGTGTGGGCCGACCGGCAATCGGCGCTGCACCCGCAGGCCGATCAGGCGGGCTTCAGCGCGGAAGTCAGCTGGGTGCTGTTTGCGGGCGGCGCCGCGATTTTCGTGCTGGTGCTGGCAATCCTGGCGCTGGCCCTGTATGGCCCCGCGGGTGTCCGCCGCCATTTCGCCAGCCGCGCCTGGCTGCTGGGCGCCGGCGCCGTATTCCCGGTGATTGTCTTGTCGGCCCTGCTTGTGTACGGCCTGGTAGTGGCGGCGGCCATGCAGCGCGCTGCCGAGCCCGCCGCCGCGCGCATCGAGGTCATGGGCGAGATGTGGTGGTGGCGCGTGCGCTACCTGGACGAGCACGGCCGGACGCTGTTCGAGACGGCCAACGAGATCCGCATTCCGGCGGGCCAGCCGGTGGACTTGCTGCTGGGGTCGCGCAACGTGGTGCACAGCTTCTGGGTGCCCAACCTGGCCGGCAAGCTCGACATGGTGCCCGGCCATATCAACCGCCTGCGCATCCAAGCGCGGCAACCCGGCGTGCTGCGCGGGCAGTGCGCGGAATACTGCGGCGCGCAGCATGCCAACATGATGTTCGACGTGCAGGTGCTGGCCCCGCCGCAATTCCAGGACTGGCTGCGGGCGCAGCAGCAGCCGGCCGCCACGCCTGGCGGCAATGCCTGGCTGCTGGCGGGCCGCCAGGCCTTTCTGCAAGCCTGCGCGCAATGCCACACGGTGCGCGGCACGCCGGCCGCCGGCACGCTGGGCCCCGACCTGACGCACGTGGGCAGCCGTCCGTCGCTGGCGGCGGGCATGTTGCGCAACAACCCGGGCTCGCTCGCCGGCTGGATCGCCGGCAGCCAGCACATCAAGCCGGGCAACGGCATGCCGTCGTTCGATCGATTGTCCGGCGAACAGTTGCGCGCCGTCACCCATTACCTGGAAAGCCTGCAATGACGCCAGACACGCCAACGGATACCCTGCCCAGCGCGCTGCCTCGCCCCGCTGGCGAACGCGAGCAACTGGAACGCGTCTGGCAGCGCCCCCGTGGGTGGCGCGCCATCACGGTAGTCAACAACAACTATGTCGGGCTGCTTTATATCGGAACCGCGCTGCTGTTCTTTCTGCTGGCCGGCATCCTGGCGCTGCTGATGCGCGCCCAACTGGCGGTTCCCGACAACGACCTGATCGGCCACGCGCTCTACAACCAGTTGTTCACCATGCACGGCACGGTAATGATGTTCCTGTTCGCGGTGCCGGCGGTGGAAGCAATGGCGGTGCTGCTGCTGCCCAACATGCTGGGCGCGCGCGACCTGCCGTTTCCGCGCCTGTCTTCTTACGCCTACTGGGCCTACGCCATTGGCGGCCTGGTGTTCTTCTGCAGCATCTTCGTGGGCCTGGCGCCGGATGGCGGCTGGTTCATGTATCCGCCGCTGACCAGTTCGGCCTATTCGCCCGCGCTCAACGCCGATCTGTGGCTGCTGGGCATAGGCTTCATCGAAATCTCCGCGATTGCCGGGGCCATCGAGCTGGCGGTGGGCATCCTGCGCACCCGTGCGCCCGGCATGTCGCTGGACAAACTGCCGGTCTTTGCCTGGATCATGCTGGCGTTCTCGGGCATGGTCATCGTGGCCTTTCCGGCGGTCATCGTGGCCACCGCGCTGCTGGAACTGGAGCGGGCCTTCGGGCTGCCTTTCTTCATTGCCGACAAGGGCGGCGACTCATTGCTGTGGCAGCACCTGTTCTGGCTGTTCGGCCATCCCGAGGTCTACATCATCTTCCTGCCGGCGGCTGGCATGGTGTCGATGATCATTCCCGCCATGGCGGGGCGTCCGCTGGTGGGCTACCGGGCGGTGGTGGCCGCCATTGTGGCCACCAGCTTCGTCAGCTTCGGCCTGTGGGTGCACCATATGTTCGCCACCGGCATTCCGCAGTTGTCGTTGAGCTTTGCCTCGGCGGCCAGCATGGCGGTGTCGATTCCCACCGGCATACAAGTGTTCGCGTGGATCGCCACGATCGCGGCGGCGCCGCGCCTGCGGCCACTGAAAACGCCCATGCTGTTCATCCTGGGCTTCTTCTTTATTTTCGTGCTGGGCGGGCTGACGGGCGTGATGGTGGCCGTGATTCCCTTCGACTGGCAGGCGCACGACACCTACTTCATCGTGGCGCACCTGCATTACGTGCTGGTGGGCGGCATGGTGTTCCCGCTCTTTGCCGCGTTTTATTACTGGATGCCCTTTGTCAGCAGCCGGCCACTGTCCGAACGCCTGGGGCGCTGGGCATTCTGGCTGATGTTCATCGGCTTCAATGCGGGCTTCTTCCCCATGCACCTGACCGGGCTGGCAGGCATGCCGCGCCGCGTGTACACCTACGCCGACGGCTACGGGTGGGGCGCGCTGAATATGCTGTCGACCGTGGGCGCGTATGTATTGGCGGCCGGCGTGCTGGTGTTCCTGGTCGACCTGGCGCGCAATTTCCGGCCGTCGGTGGCGCGCAACGCCGGCAACGTATGGCGGGCCGGCACGCTGGAATGGCTGCCGGCCGGTGTCTCGGGCCCCCGCAGCGTGCCGCACGTGCACAGCCGCGAACCGCTGTGGGACCAGCCCGGCCTGGCCGACGATGTCGACGCGGGGCGCTATTACCTGCCGGGCGCGCCCACTGGCGAACGCACCACGCTGGTGACCAGCGCCCTCGACGCGCGGCCGCAGTATGTGCTGCGCCTGCCGGGCCCCGGCTGGCCGCCGGTGCTGGCCGCGCTGGGCACGGCCGGCTTCTTTTTGCTGCTGACCGTCAAACTGATGGTGCCGGCCGCGTTGTTCGGCGTGCTTGCCATCGGCATGATCCTGCGCTGGCTCTGGGATGCCGACCCCGCGCCTCTGGGCGCGCCGGTCGAGATAGGCGGCGGACTGCGGCTGCCCGCGTCATGCCAGGGCAGCGCCTCGCATTCATGGTGGGCAATGGTCATGCTGCTCATGGTGTGCGCCAGCATATTCAGCGCGATGCTGTTCGCCTACCTGTTCCTGTGGACCACCTCGCCCGGGCAATGGCCGGCCGCAGCGCTGCTTGCACCTTTGCGGTGGCCGCTGGCCTGCGTGGCGCTGTTGCTGGCCAGCAGCGTGCTGGCATGGATCGCTGGCCGCGCGCTGCGGCGCGAGCGGCAGGCGTGGCTGCGCGCCGCCCTGCCGCTGGGCTGCGTGATGTTGTTCGCGGCCCTGGGGCTGGAGGCCGCCGCGCAATGGCGCAGTGGCCTGCGCCCGCAAGACAGCGCCTATGCCGCGGCCGTCTGCGCGGTGGTCGGCCTGCAGGCGCTGCTGGTGGTGGCGGTAGGTTTCATGGGCCTATTCACCACGGCACGCTCATGGGCCGGCCGGCTGAAGGCCAGCCGGCGCGCGTGTTTCGACAACACGGCCCTGCTGTGGCACTACACCGTGGCGCAAGGCGTAGCGGGCGCATGCGTGTTGCATGGCTTTCCCCGCTGGGTGGGCTAGCCCGTTCACGCCCAAGGAGCCGCGCATGAACCGACGAATGCATTCTGTCTCGGTATTCCTGCCCCTCTTGGCCGGCCCGCTGGCCTGGGCGGCGCACTTCGTCATCATCTACGCAGCCAACGGCGTGTTCTGCGCGCGCCCGGCACTGCATCGCCTGTGGGTGGACGACGGCCTGGCGGCCGGCGTAATGATTGCCGCCGCATTGCTGGCGGTGGGCGCCATCGCCCTGGTCTACTGGCGCCAATGGCGGCACTGGCCGCGCGCAGGCAATGCAGGCTTTCTACGCTGGGTGGCGGGCGCGCTGGGCCTGTTGGCCAGCATCGCCATCGTGTGGCAGACCCTGCCCGTCGTGCTGGTGCCGGCCTGCCCGGGCGCATGATCCCGCGGCAGACAGCCTGCCGCCAGGTATGCCATACTGCGCGACAGCACACGCATCGGCAGACCTATCCTCATGGCCAGTTCCCTGCTTCGTCTTGCGCTATGGCTCTTGCTCTGGGCGGCTCTCTACGCCGCCAGCGGTTACGTGTCGCTACAGCTCGATGATCCCATCACCCGCGTCGCCTTCATATGGCTGGCCGCCGGCGTGGCCGTGTCGGCCTTCCTGCTGACGCCCCTGCGCCGCTGGCCGGCGCTGTTCATTGCCTTCATGGCCGCGCGCCTGCTGCTCGACGCCTGGGAACACCACGACTTCCTGCATTCGGTGGGCATCGGCTGCATTTCATTGGCCAGCGACGCGGGCGTGGCCTGGCTGATACGCCGCTACGCGCGCCGCGGCGATGACCTGCACGGCGTCATGGTGCTGATCGGCGCAACAGTGCTGGTCAGCGCATCGGCCGCGACGCTGGGCGTGGGTTGGCTGGCCTACGAAAAGGGGCTGCCGTTCTGGAACACGGTATGGATCTGGTGGGCGGCCAATGTCACCGGCGTGCTGCTGCCCGCCATTGCGATACTCAGCTGGACGGATGTGGCCGGCAAGGCGCGCCGCCCGGGCGGCGCCGCGCTGCTGTGCGGGCTGGCGGCCTGGGCGCTGCTGTGCGCAAGCGCCTGGTACGTGTTCGCCGAAATCACGCCGCACCCACATCGGCCCTCAGTGGTGTTTCCGCTGGCCTGCGCGCCCATCCTGCTGGCCGCGGTGATGTCGATGGCCTGGGGCAGCCGTGGCGGGGCGCTGGGGCTGGTCAGCCTGAGCGCCATCGCCCTGTATTACGCGGCCGCCGAAAGCGGGCCGTTCTTTCCGCGAGGCCTGCGACCGGGCGAATCACTGCTGCTGGCGCAATGCTATCTGTGCGTGACGGCGCTGCTGCTGGCGTTTCTATGGGTGTACACCAACGGACGCCGGCCCGGCGGCGCAATGGCCAGCGTGGATGCGGGCATCATGTACCAATACGATCCGGCCACCGGGCGGCTGGCCTGGGACGGCGACCCGCGGGCCGTGCTCGGCGTGGACGCGGGGTGCCTAGACACGCTGGACGAACTACTGCAACGCGTACACCCGGATGACCGCGGCGCGCTGAAGGCGCGCTGGGCGGCCGCGGCGGCGGGGCCGGTGGACGCGGCGCTGGCGCTGCGCGTAGCGGCGGGCGACCGCTGGGTGCGCGTGACCGACCACAGCCCCACCGCCATCGGCGGAGCGGCGGGCGTGGCCGTGGTGGGAACATGGCAGGCCCAAGCGCGGTGGGCCTGGCGATGAAGGCGGCGCGCGGAACTTTCTCAGCCATGGCGGTGTCTGGCACCTGCGGAGCCAGCCTCCTGGCCATGCAGCACCGCAACCCGCGTCAGATGTCTGGCTCCTGCGGGGCCAGCCTCCTGGCCATGCAGCATCGCAACCCGCCTCAGGTGTCTGGCTCCTGCGGGGCCACGCGCCTGGCCGTGGCGCATCGCAAACTCCCCCAGGTGTCTGGCTCCGCAGGTGCCAGACACCGAATGCAGGGCAAGGGCCGCGCGCACCGGAGGCACCGATGATCCAGATCGCGCTGCTGTTGTTCGGCGCAGATTTCGTGCGGCGCCAGGCGGGAATCCTGGCCTGGCTAGGCGCCGGCTGGGCAGCCCTGGGCCTGTTCATCCTGGCCGACGGAATGGACGGGGTACGCTATTTCCCGGCGCATGTGTTCGGCGCCTTCCTGCTGCTGGAAAGTCTGGTCACGCTCGCCGTGGCGTCCGGCGGGATAGGCGCGCAGAAGGCCGTGCTGTATTTCAAGGGCGGGCTGTTCCTGTTCATTGCGGTGCTGATCCTGTCCGGCCGCCACACCAGCAACCTGATGCTGGCCATTGTGTTCGGGCTGGCGTACTTCGTCATGGGCACGCTGCAGATGGCCTCGTCCTGGGTCGTGCGGTTTCCGCACTGGAAGCAGGCCTTCCTGGGCGGGCTGGCGCAGATGGCGTTCGCCATTTTCCTGTTCCAGCCCTACCCTACGCACTACCGCGGCACGCTGTCCGCTTTCGTGGGCGTGACCCTGCTGGTGGGCGGCATCAACACCTGGCGCATTGCCCGGCGCGCGCGCAAAATGCCCGATGGCCGCTCGGTGTTCGACCTGCTTGCCCCGCGCGACCTCCTCCCGCACCGGCATCGCGAATCCGCGCGCGATGCCGCCGCCGCCGCCCCCGCGCCAGCGGCCACGGACGCGGTGCAGTCGCCGCTGGTAGTGCATGTATGGACGCCGGAAGGCTCCTCCAAGCACGAGCCGGTGCCGCGGCCGCTCATCAACCGCTACATCGCGGCCGTGGACGCCAAGGGAGTGATCTCGACCGGACACGCGGCGCTGGAGCTGCCGCCAGCCACCTACATCAGCCTGTACCCGGCGGTGGAAATCGACCGCTCTCCGTCGGAATTCTTCCGCCTGCTCAAAGCCACGCGCGACAATGACGTGCCGGGCGAATTCCAGCCCGACTACCCCACCGAATCGGCCGCATGGTGCCCGTCCACCCGGCAGGTGCTGTTCCACAGCTACAACGCGGCCGGCCTGCAGCGTTTCTGGCAGGCTTACCGGCAGCGTGAAATCTACAACCTGACGTACCGCAACTGCTCCAGCACCGTTTCGTTCGCCCTCGAGGCGGCGCTGGATGGCGCACTGCAACACGAAGCCGGCGCCTGGCGGCGCGTGCTGCGCACGCTGCTGATGCCGGAACTGTGGATCGCCGCCCAGGTGCGCAAGCGCGCCACCACCATGGCCTGGACGCCAGGGCTGGTGCTGGACTACGCCCGCGCGCTGCGCGCTATCGTGCATCCGGCTCAGGCGTCATGGCTGCACAGCCTGCGCTGGGCCGCGCGCCAGCAATCGCGCGCGGCGCCGCCCGATTTGGTAGATTGACGCCATTGCGGCTTGTTGCCGCGCCGCCCGCATTCCCCCATTCAACTGCCTGAAAGGAATTTCTGCCATGCGACCCATGCGTAGCCTATGCCTCGCCCTGGCCGCGGCCGGCCTGCTTGCCAGCGCCGCCGCCGCCGCGCAATCCACCATGCGTATCGGGCTGCAGGACGACCCCGACGTGCTCGACCCGGCGCGCGCCCGCACGTTCGTGGGCCGCATCGTGTTCGCCTCGCTGTGCGACAAGCTGGTGGACATCTCGCCCGACCTGAAGTTCGTGCCGCAACTGGCGGAAACCTGGAAAACCAGCGACGATGGCCTGGCCCTGACGTTCACGCTGCGCTCGGGCGCCTTCTACCACGACGGCACCCCCATCGACGCCGCCTCGGTGAAAGCCAACCTCGATCGCGCCATTACGCTGCCCGACAGCAACCGCAAGAGCGAGCTGGCGTCCGTGGCCAGCGTGGAAGCGCCCGACGCGCGCACGGTGGTGCTGCACCTGAAGCAGCCCGACGCTTCGCTGCTGTCGCAGCTGTCCGACCGCGCCGGCATGATGCTGTCGCCGGCCACATTCGACCAGGATCCCGGCCGCAACCCGGTATGCTCCGGCCCGTACAAATTCAAGGAACGGGTGCAGAACGACCGCATCGTGCTGGAAAAGTTCGACAAGTACTGGGACAAGGACAACTACCACTTCGACCAGGTCGTCTTCACGCCCATGCCCGACACCACGGTGCGCCTGAATAACCTGCGCTCGGGCGGACTGGACATCATCGAGCGCGTGGCCCCCAGCGACGTCAAGACGGTGAAAGAAGATTCGAATCTCAGACTAGCGCCCGTCACTGGCCTGGGCTACCAGGCCATCTCGGTCAATATCGCCAACGGCGCGCGCGCCGACAACCCGCTGGCCAAGGACAAACGCGTGCGCCAGGCGCTCGACCTGGCCATCGACCGCGACGTGATCAACCAGGTGGTGGGCGAAGGCATGTACCAGCCGGCCTACCAGCCCTTCCCGCCAGCCAGCTTCGCGTACGACAAGAGCGTCGAACGCACCGGCCGCGACCCGAAAAAGGCGCAGGAACTCCTGAAGCAGGCGGGCTACGACCGCGTGAAATTCGAGCTGACCTTCGGCAACAACACCACCATGCAACAGGTGTTCGAACTGGTCCAGGCCATGGGCGCGGAAGCCGGATTCGACATCTCGCTGCGGCCCATGGAATTCGCCGCCCTGCAATCGGCGCTGCCGCGCGGCGACTTCGTGGTGGGCCAGACCGGTTGGTCGGGCCGGGTGGACCCCAGCGGCAATATTTACCAGTACATCACCTGCAAAGGCAGCCTGAATGACGGCAAGTACTGCGACGCCGAGATGGACAAGCTGATGAACGAGGCGCGCAGCGTGGCCGACGAAGGCAAGCGCCGAGCGCTGTACGCCCAGGCCATGCAGAAAATGCAGGAAGACGATCCGCGCATCTACCTGTTCTACCTGCCGTGGATCTTCGGCACCCAGGCCAAGGTGCAGGGTTTCGTGCCGTATCCCGATGGCCTGATCCGCCTGAAGGGCGTCACGGTGGCCAAACAATGAGCATCGATTCCGGCTACCGCATGTTCACCACCCGGCCCGAGATCCTGGGCACTTTCGGGGTGGTGACCTCGACCCACTGGCTGGCCAGCAGCGCCGGCATGTCGCTGCTGGAACGCGGCGGCAACGCGTTCGACGCCGCCGTCGCCGCGGGCTTCGTGCTGCAGGTCGTCGAGCCGCACCTAGTGGGCCCGGCCGGCGAAGTGCCGGTGGTGTTCCATTCGGTGCGCACCGGCCGCACCGAAGTGCTGTGCGGGCAAGGCCCCACGCCGGCCGGCGCCACACTGGAACATTACCGTTCGCTGGGCCTCTCCCTGATCCCGGGCAATGGCTTGCTGCCGGCGGTGATTCCCGGCGCGTTCGACGCGTGGATGCTGCTGCTGCGCGACCACGGCACCCTGCGCGTGCGCGACGT
Proteins encoded in this region:
- a CDS encoding cbb3-type cytochrome c oxidase subunit I, with translation MTPDTPTDTLPSALPRPAGEREQLERVWQRPRGWRAITVVNNNYVGLLYIGTALLFFLLAGILALLMRAQLAVPDNDLIGHALYNQLFTMHGTVMMFLFAVPAVEAMAVLLLPNMLGARDLPFPRLSSYAYWAYAIGGLVFFCSIFVGLAPDGGWFMYPPLTSSAYSPALNADLWLLGIGFIEISAIAGAIELAVGILRTRAPGMSLDKLPVFAWIMLAFSGMVIVAFPAVIVATALLELERAFGLPFFIADKGGDSLLWQHLFWLFGHPEVYIIFLPAAGMVSMIIPAMAGRPLVGYRAVVAAIVATSFVSFGLWVHHMFATGIPQLSLSFASAASMAVSIPTGIQVFAWIATIAAAPRLRPLKTPMLFILGFFFIFVLGGLTGVMVAVIPFDWQAHDTYFIVAHLHYVLVGGMVFPLFAAFYYWMPFVSSRPLSERLGRWAFWLMFIGFNAGFFPMHLTGLAGMPRRVYTYADGYGWGALNMLSTVGAYVLAAGVLVFLVDLARNFRPSVARNAGNVWRAGTLEWLPAGVSGPRSVPHVHSREPLWDQPGLADDVDAGRYYLPGAPTGERTTLVTSALDARPQYVLRLPGPGWPPVLAALGTAGFFLLLTVKLMVPAALFGVLAIGMILRWLWDADPAPLGAPVEIGGGLRLPASCQGSASHSWWAMVMLLMVCASIFSAMLFAYLFLWTTSPGQWPAAALLAPLRWPLACVALLLASSVLAWIAGRALRRERQAWLRAALPLGCVMLFAALGLEAAAQWRSGLRPQDSAYAAAVCAVVGLQALLVVAVGFMGLFTTARSWAGRLKASRRACFDNTALLWHYTVAQGVAGACVLHGFPRWVG
- a CDS encoding c-type cytochrome, which encodes MKPWMRTAGITLATAAAAALAGALALVYSGWYDSSATHPHTAPMNSVMDVALQRSISVRAARVSVPPLDDPQQAIDGFRLFRAHCVQCHGAPGVPPEPFAMGLMPPPASLVDTARHWPAAEVYWVVRQGIKMTGMPAWQYRISDEDIWNVVAFMRVLPTLSPADYQVWDSRYVRPEASSEPAPAVASAPAPAAASPAAEPRLGDAQAGRQALQQYLCVTCHAIPGVVGANYHVGPPLGGVAQQRYIAGILPNTPANMVRWLRDPPAIDPATAMPNLGISEQDARDIAAFLYTLDEPE
- a CDS encoding MASE1 domain-containing protein, translated to MASSLLRLALWLLLWAALYAASGYVSLQLDDPITRVAFIWLAAGVAVSAFLLTPLRRWPALFIAFMAARLLLDAWEHHDFLHSVGIGCISLASDAGVAWLIRRYARRGDDLHGVMVLIGATVLVSASAATLGVGWLAYEKGLPFWNTVWIWWAANVTGVLLPAIAILSWTDVAGKARRPGGAALLCGLAAWALLCASAWYVFAEITPHPHRPSVVFPLACAPILLAAVMSMAWGSRGGALGLVSLSAIALYYAAAESGPFFPRGLRPGESLLLAQCYLCVTALLLAFLWVYTNGRRPGGAMASVDAGIMYQYDPATGRLAWDGDPRAVLGVDAGCLDTLDELLQRVHPDDRGALKARWAAAAAGPVDAALALRVAAGDRWVRVTDHSPTAIGGAAGVAVVGTWQAQARWAWR
- a CDS encoding cytochrome c oxidase subunit II encodes the protein MAASSACATLAALLATVWADRQSALHPQADQAGFSAEVSWVLFAGGAAIFVLVLAILALALYGPAGVRRHFASRAWLLGAGAVFPVIVLSALLVYGLVVAAAMQRAAEPAAARIEVMGEMWWWRVRYLDEHGRTLFETANEIRIPAGQPVDLLLGSRNVVHSFWVPNLAGKLDMVPGHINRLRIQARQPGVLRGQCAEYCGAQHANMMFDVQVLAPPQFQDWLRAQQQPAATPGGNAWLLAGRQAFLQACAQCHTVRGTPAAGTLGPDLTHVGSRPSLAAGMLRNNPGSLAGWIAGSQHIKPGNGMPSFDRLSGEQLRAVTHYLESLQ
- a CDS encoding ABC transporter substrate-binding protein, whose amino-acid sequence is MRSLCLALAAAGLLASAAAAAQSTMRIGLQDDPDVLDPARARTFVGRIVFASLCDKLVDISPDLKFVPQLAETWKTSDDGLALTFTLRSGAFYHDGTPIDAASVKANLDRAITLPDSNRKSELASVASVEAPDARTVVLHLKQPDASLLSQLSDRAGMMLSPATFDQDPGRNPVCSGPYKFKERVQNDRIVLEKFDKYWDKDNYHFDQVVFTPMPDTTVRLNNLRSGGLDIIERVAPSDVKTVKEDSNLRLAPVTGLGYQAISVNIANGARADNPLAKDKRVRQALDLAIDRDVINQVVGEGMYQPAYQPFPPASFAYDKSVERTGRDPKKAQELLKQAGYDRVKFELTFGNNTTMQQVFELVQAMGAEAGFDISLRPMEFAALQSALPRGDFVVGQTGWSGRVDPSGNIYQYITCKGSLNDGKYCDAEMDKLMNEARSVADEGKRRALYAQAMQKMQEDDPRIYLFYLPWIFGTQAKVQGFVPYPDGLIRLKGVTVAKQ
- a CDS encoding c-type cytochrome, producing MPRSCYAGIFPGLAALALALLTGCGEPAEPLAAPARGDALPGADAGRGRERIAEYGCVSCHAIPGVRGPGARVGPPLRHLASRAYLAGVLPNTPANLVRWLRDPPAIAPRTAMPDMGLSEADARDIAAYLLTLH
- a CDS encoding HdeD family acid-resistance protein — protein: MIQIALLLFGADFVRRQAGILAWLGAGWAALGLFILADGMDGVRYFPAHVFGAFLLLESLVTLAVASGGIGAQKAVLYFKGGLFLFIAVLILSGRHTSNLMLAIVFGLAYFVMGTLQMASSWVVRFPHWKQAFLGGLAQMAFAIFLFQPYPTHYRGTLSAFVGVTLLVGGINTWRIARRARKMPDGRSVFDLLAPRDLLPHRHRESARDAAAAAPAPAATDAVQSPLVVHVWTPEGSSKHEPVPRPLINRYIAAVDAKGVISTGHAALELPPATYISLYPAVEIDRSPSEFFRLLKATRDNDVPGEFQPDYPTESAAWCPSTRQVLFHSYNAAGLQRFWQAYRQREIYNLTYRNCSSTVSFALEAALDGALQHEAGAWRRVLRTLLMPELWIAAQVRKRATTMAWTPGLVLDYARALRAIVHPAQASWLHSLRWAARQQSRAAPPDLVD